A window of the Rhea pennata isolate bPtePen1 chromosome 19, bPtePen1.pri, whole genome shotgun sequence genome harbors these coding sequences:
- the ARHGDIA gene encoding rho GDP-dissociation inhibitor 1, with translation MAEQEPTAEQLAQIAAENEEDEHSVNYKPPAQKSIQEIQELDKDDESLRKYKEALLGAVTVTADPNAPNVVVTKLTLVCATAPGPLELDLTGDLESYKKQAFVLKEGVEYRIKISFRVNREIVSGLKYIQHTFRKGVKIDKTEYMVGSYGPRAEEYEFLTPMEEAPKGMLARGSYNIKSKFTDDDKTDHLSWEWNLTIKKDWKD, from the exons ATGGCAGAGCAGGAGCCGACAGCAGAACAGCTGGCTCAGATTGCAGCTGAGAATGAGGAGGATGAACACTCAGTCAACTATAAGCCACCTGCCCAGAAGAGCATCCAGGAGATCCAGGAGCTGGACAAGGATGATGAGAGTCTGCGCAAGTACAAGGAGGCGCTGCTTGGTGCTGTCACTGTGACTGCAG ATCCTAATGCTCCAAATGTGGTGGTGACCAAACTAACTTTGGTCTGTGCTACTGCTCCTGGCCCTCTGGAGCTGGACCTGACAG gTGACCTGGAGAGCtacaaaaagcaagcatttgTGCTGAAGGAGGGTGTGGAATACCGGATAAAAATCTCCTTTAGG GTGAACAGGGAGATTGTGTCAGGGTTGAAGTATATTCAGCACACGTTCCGAAAAGGAGTGAAAA TTGACAAGACTGAATACATGGTTGGGAGCTATGGCCCCCGAGCAGAAGAGTACGAGTTTCTGACCCCCATGGAAGAAGCTCCTAAGGGCATGCTGGCCCGGGGCAGCTACAACATCAAATCCAAATTCACAGACGATGATAAGACTGACCATCTGTCCTGGGAGTGGAACCTGACCATTAAGAAGGATTGGAAGGACTAG